The following are encoded in a window of Candidatus Eisenbacteria bacterium genomic DNA:
- a CDS encoding helix-hairpin-helix domain-containing protein: MLFTPDERRALIALGGLLILGLLARLVVSDAPPPEGGGDSLLVILAAGSDRAVDAGRDRPDSTAAPPAGLVEEGRVRINDAGAQDLVRLPRIGPRLAERIIATRARQGPFRSAADLMRVPGIGPKTAALLAPLISCSTAASRAPADCTSGSQGATGLGVAADAAHGKP; this comes from the coding sequence ATGCTCTTCACACCCGATGAGCGCAGGGCCCTGATCGCCCTTGGCGGGCTCCTGATCCTCGGGCTCTTGGCGCGTCTCGTCGTCTCGGACGCTCCGCCGCCGGAGGGAGGCGGCGATTCCCTTCTCGTCATCCTTGCGGCGGGTTCAGATCGAGCCGTTGATGCCGGGCGAGACCGTCCTGACTCGACGGCCGCTCCTCCGGCCGGCCTCGTTGAGGAGGGGAGGGTGAGGATCAACGACGCGGGCGCTCAGGACCTCGTCCGGCTCCCGCGCATCGGGCCGCGCCTCGCCGAGAGGATCATCGCGACCCGCGCCCGGCAGGGTCCATTCCGATCCGCCGCCGACCTGATGCGCGTCCCGGGGATCGGCCCAAAGACCGCGGCCCTCCTCGCTCCCCTCATCTCCTGCTCGACGGCCGCCTCCCGGGCCCCTGCGGATTGCACTTCCGGGTCGCAGGGTGCAACGGGTCTCGGGGTTGCCGCCGACGCCGCGCACGGGAAGCCCTGA